Proteins from a single region of Desulfobacter postgatei 2ac9:
- the tnpA gene encoding IS66 family insertion sequence element accessory protein TnpA, giving the protein MSKANKKNQKRTQFWKHHIKQWSESGMSQNAYCRQHDLRPNQFTYWKSKFKNQTLFPEFVQLPSTQSTQVLNLSEQKGLRLNIDNRFQIEIPDGFSQTTLAQVLQVLGRC; this is encoded by the coding sequence ATGTCAAAAGCAAACAAGAAAAATCAAAAGCGCACCCAATTCTGGAAGCACCATATTAAACAATGGTCTGAATCCGGCATGTCACAGAATGCATACTGTAGGCAACATGACTTAAGGCCCAACCAGTTTACATACTGGAAAAGCAAATTCAAAAACCAGACCCTTTTTCCAGAATTCGTTCAGCTCCCTTCAACACAAAGCACCCAGGTTCTAAACCTTTCTGAGCAAAAAGGATTAAGGCTGAATATAGATAACCGATTTCAGATCGAAATACCGGATGGATTTTCCCAGACAACCCTGGCCCAGGTACTCCAAGTATTGGGGAGGTGCTGA
- the tnpB gene encoding IS66 family insertion sequence element accessory protein TnpB (TnpB, as the term is used for proteins encoded by IS66 family insertion elements, is considered an accessory protein, since TnpC, encoded by a neighboring gene, is a DDE family transposase.) — translation MFSPTQNLKIHIALGSTDMRKSIDGLSILVSETLNLDPFSGHMFVFCNRKQNILKILYWDRNGFCLWHKRLEKDCFQWPKSKNEILTIGAKELSWLMDGLSIHQEKAHKPLKYSAVF, via the coding sequence ATGTTTTCTCCCACCCAGAATTTAAAAATTCATATTGCACTTGGGAGCACTGATATGCGTAAATCCATTGATGGGTTATCCATACTTGTGAGTGAAACATTGAATTTAGATCCATTCTCAGGACACATGTTTGTATTCTGTAATCGGAAACAGAATATATTGAAAATCCTGTATTGGGATCGTAATGGATTCTGTCTCTGGCACAAGAGGCTGGAAAAGGATTGTTTTCAATGGCCCAAGTCAAAAAATGAGATTTTAACCATTGGCGCAAAAGAACTTTCCTGGCTAATGGACGGGCTCTCAATTCATCAGGAAAAAGCACATAAGCCATTAAAATATTCGGCTGTTTTTTGA